In Verrucomicrobiia bacterium, a genomic segment contains:
- a CDS encoding right-handed parallel beta-helix repeat-containing protein has protein sequence MSPKTSSWAVLFVFTIHLFGFNAVKAAVYEVGPGKTLADPDAVPWESLMPGDMVKIYWRPEPYRNKWVICRQGEKDKPITVQGVPNEYGKLPIIDGRNATTRKDLNFWSEGRSVIKIGGANIPKDTTPQYIVVENLEIRSARPPYEFTGREGKAVYEKKASPIFIEKGEYITIRNCTMHDSGNGFFTSHQCKNIVLEKSYIYYNGIEGSIYEHNSYTAAQGLTFQFNRFGPLRAGCLGNNLKDRSAGLVVRHNWLEGGNRQLDLVDASDSEILRNDPAYRETWVYGNILIEREGDGNSQIVHYGGDSGKTAWYRQGTLRFYNNTVVSSRTSPTMLFRLSSGEETVDCRNNIVYVAGSGNNLAILDGRGTAKLQNCWFKTGWVPARGLLKGDLSGQETCMTGNNPGFANLTRENYRLKAGSLLLKGGAAWSKSDQVLAHEYVPHQRSRELSTKEPLFLGAFGDPE, from the coding sequence GTGAGTCCCAAGACATCATCGTGGGCAGTGTTGTTCGTTTTTACGATTCATCTGTTCGGTTTCAATGCGGTCAAAGCCGCCGTCTATGAAGTGGGTCCCGGCAAAACCTTGGCCGATCCAGATGCGGTGCCGTGGGAATCCTTGATGCCCGGTGATATGGTGAAGATTTACTGGCGTCCAGAGCCGTATCGGAACAAGTGGGTGATCTGCCGTCAGGGGGAGAAAGACAAGCCAATCACGGTGCAAGGAGTGCCGAATGAATATGGCAAGTTGCCGATCATTGATGGTCGGAATGCCACGACGCGCAAGGATCTGAATTTCTGGAGTGAAGGCAGATCGGTCATCAAGATCGGTGGAGCGAACATACCTAAAGACACCACGCCGCAATATATCGTGGTTGAGAATCTAGAGATACGCAGCGCCCGTCCACCCTATGAATTCACCGGAAGGGAAGGTAAAGCCGTTTACGAGAAGAAGGCTTCGCCCATTTTCATTGAGAAGGGCGAATACATCACCATCCGCAACTGCACCATGCATGATAGCGGCAATGGGTTCTTCACCAGTCATCAGTGCAAGAATATCGTGCTCGAGAAAAGCTACATCTACTACAACGGTATCGAAGGCAGCATCTATGAGCACAACAGTTACACAGCGGCGCAAGGTCTGACATTTCAATTCAATCGATTTGGTCCGTTACGGGCGGGTTGCTTGGGGAACAATCTGAAAGACCGGTCGGCTGGATTGGTCGTAAGGCACAACTGGCTGGAGGGTGGCAATCGCCAATTGGATCTCGTGGATGCTTCAGATAGCGAAATTCTGCGCAATGATCCGGCATATCGTGAAACGTGGGTGTATGGAAACATTTTGATCGAGCGCGAAGGGGATGGAAACAGCCAGATCGTTCATTATGGTGGAGATAGCGGGAAGACGGCATGGTATCGGCAAGGCACGCTCCGCTTCTACAACAACACCGTGGTTTCCAGTCGCACAAGTCCCACGATGCTATTCCGTCTTTCCTCAGGCGAAGAGACAGTCGATTGCCGCAACAACATCGTGTATGTGGCCGGTAGCGGAAATAACCTGGCGATTTTGGATGGTAGGGGGACTGCGAAGTTGCAAAATTGCTGGTTCAAGACAGGGTGGGTTCCTGCGCGTGGGTTGCTGAAGGGCGACCTGAGCGGCCAGGAAACTTGCATGACCGGAAATAATCCGGGCTTTGCAAATCTCACACGGGAGAATTATCGATTGAAGGCTGGTTCACTTTTGCTGAAAGGGGGCGCAGCGTGGTCAAAGAGTGATCAGGTGCTGGCGCACGAGTATGTGCCTCATCAGCGAAGTCGAGAGCTTTCCACCAAAGAGCCGTTATTCTTGGGAGCTTTTGGTGATCCAGAATGA
- the lptD gene encoding LPS assembly protein LptD has protein sequence MRKLLWLVLTVLALGMVQVGYAAESATTNWEFESLTDKGEFSYDLANGIASTEKGGRVKRGPTILTANRLSLNQKTGWATAEGAVVLEHEGAMWRGEKLEYNFLTKQLKAEEFRTGYNPFYASGFSLAGDGTNEVYTAYYGTLTTDDVEDPGYKIKAKSLTIVPGKYIEAKSATVYLGDVPVFYWPYYKRHLDRHPNNIVLTPGYRSLYGPYMLTTYNWYGNTNLDGSVHVDYRQKRGVGGGPDFKYNLGKFGIGEFKYYATRDEDARLNAINQPLSDFRDRISFNHQLNLRTNFFAQASVRYQSDEFMIRDFFEEEYEKNIQPITFLETGYFWRNFSLSAYAQPQVNDFFDTVERLPEIKLAGMRQQLGDLPLYYETESTAGYYRRQFGHNLFNEFQASRADTYHQITLPQTYFGWLNFTPRAGGRFTHYSETDGFGSTLEEENRGVFNTGAEVSFKVSRLWKESQNKFFQVDGLRHIMEPSINYVYVPTPNAEPRELPQFDYLQPSFELTPIDFPDFNSVDSIDAQNVFRFGWRNKLQTKREGQLENLVNWALYTDWRLNPRNGQGTFADLFSDLDLKPRNWLVLNSELRYSLDNGWFRQAYHTATFKPGSRWSLSLGHRYLRDDPVLFGPNSGHNLLSSVLYYRLNENWAARISHHFEARDGQLEEQYYTLYRDMRSWTTALTFRVRQGRFGQEDDYTIAVTFSLKAFPRFGLGSDDVSPSYLIGG, from the coding sequence ATGAGAAAGCTCCTGTGGCTGGTTTTGACGGTTTTGGCATTGGGCATGGTCCAAGTGGGCTATGCCGCTGAATCCGCCACGACTAATTGGGAATTTGAATCACTGACGGACAAAGGCGAGTTCAGCTATGATCTCGCCAACGGCATCGCGTCCACCGAAAAGGGCGGACGGGTGAAACGTGGGCCTACGATCCTCACGGCCAACCGTCTTTCCCTCAATCAGAAAACCGGGTGGGCTACGGCTGAGGGGGCAGTGGTGCTGGAGCATGAAGGTGCCATGTGGCGTGGTGAGAAGCTGGAATACAACTTCCTCACCAAGCAGTTGAAGGCGGAGGAATTTCGCACAGGTTACAATCCGTTTTACGCGAGCGGATTCTCTCTCGCAGGTGATGGCACGAATGAAGTTTACACGGCCTACTACGGAACGCTGACCACAGACGACGTCGAAGATCCGGGATACAAGATCAAGGCCAAGTCGCTCACGATCGTTCCGGGCAAATATATCGAGGCGAAAAGCGCGACAGTTTATCTCGGAGACGTGCCGGTGTTTTACTGGCCGTACTACAAACGGCATCTGGACCGGCATCCGAACAACATCGTGCTCACTCCGGGTTACCGCAGTCTCTATGGTCCGTACATGCTGACGACTTACAACTGGTATGGTAACACGAATCTGGATGGTTCAGTCCACGTCGATTATCGCCAGAAACGCGGCGTGGGTGGCGGACCTGATTTCAAGTATAACCTCGGCAAGTTCGGTATCGGTGAATTCAAATATTACGCGACCCGTGACGAGGATGCCCGCCTCAATGCCATCAACCAGCCGCTGAGCGATTTCCGCGACCGCATCTCTTTCAATCATCAGCTCAACCTGCGGACCAATTTCTTTGCCCAGGCGAGTGTCCGTTATCAGAGCGATGAGTTCATGATCCGCGATTTCTTCGAGGAAGAATACGAGAAGAACATCCAGCCGATCACGTTCCTGGAGACGGGTTACTTCTGGCGTAACTTCAGCCTCAGCGCTTATGCCCAGCCGCAGGTGAATGATTTCTTTGATACGGTCGAGCGCCTGCCGGAGATCAAACTGGCGGGAATGCGCCAGCAACTTGGCGATCTGCCTTTGTATTATGAGACGGAGAGCACGGCGGGATATTACCGCCGTCAGTTCGGACATAATCTCTTCAACGAGTTCCAGGCCTCCCGCGCGGACACGTATCACCAAATCACCCTGCCGCAGACTTATTTCGGCTGGTTGAATTTCACGCCTCGTGCGGGCGGTCGCTTCACCCACTATAGCGAGACGGATGGTTTTGGTTCTACTTTGGAAGAGGAGAACCGTGGCGTGTTCAATACGGGGGCGGAGGTGTCCTTCAAAGTTTCCCGCTTGTGGAAGGAATCGCAGAACAAGTTTTTCCAAGTGGATGGTTTGCGTCACATCATGGAGCCATCGATCAACTATGTGTACGTGCCCACGCCTAATGCCGAACCGCGTGAGCTTCCGCAGTTCGACTATCTGCAACCGAGCTTTGAACTGACGCCGATCGATTTCCCGGATTTCAATTCTGTGGATTCAATCGATGCGCAAAATGTTTTCCGCTTTGGCTGGCGGAACAAACTGCAGACCAAGCGCGAAGGACAATTGGAGAATCTCGTGAACTGGGCGCTGTATACCGACTGGCGTTTGAATCCGCGCAACGGGCAGGGGACGTTTGCCGATCTGTTTTCTGACTTGGATCTCAAGCCGCGCAACTGGCTGGTGTTAAATTCTGAATTGCGCTACTCGCTGGATAACGGCTGGTTCCGGCAGGCGTATCACACGGCGACGTTCAAGCCCGGCAGCCGCTGGAGTTTGAGCTTGGGGCACCGCTACTTGCGTGATGATCCGGTTTTGTTCGGGCCGAACAGTGGTCACAATCTGCTGAGCAGCGTGCTCTACTATCGTTTGAACGAGAACTGGGCGGCGCGTATCTCGCATCATTTCGAGGCGCGTGATGGCCAGCTCGAAGAGCAATATTACACGCTGTATCGCGATATGCGGAGCTGGACGACGGCGCTCACGTTCCGGGTGCGCCAAGGCCGCTTCGGGCAGGAGGATGATTATACGATCGCGGTCACGTTCTCGCTAAAGGCATTTCCTCGGTTTGGTCTGGGCAGTGATGATGTGTCGCCTTCTTATCTGATCGGTGGTTGA
- a CDS encoding dienelactone hydrolase family protein, with the protein MTHSVFRFGGLVALTTSTLLGISSFTASAQLAEKDQRYQAPKTLNTLRTFIDVKSRADWQKESAEIRTHILVSCGLYPLPPKTPLNAKVTDSREMDGYILEKVSIETYPGFFLAGNLFRPLNQGKGPFPAVLNPHGHWTQGRLADEELGSIQARCITQARMGMVAFAYDMVGYCDTMQFSTAKGDMGKHRVYGMKPEDQLWGISMMGLQLWNSIRVVDFLSALPDVDPKRIGCTGESGGGTQTFMLTAVDDRVKVSAPCVMVSHSMQGGCTCENAPGLRVDYSNMEIAASAAPRPQLLVAATGDWTKKTMEVEGPAVESVYKLLSADKSIRYVIFDYPHNYNLTSRQAVYPWLGQHLLKKPDTNSYIEKPYQKLGTNDLLLWAEGKGPTNALSYVNFLEELREIAKTTLANYAGGKSGVYQKAYEPVWKHSLQLDLCDTKDIVSEEGHAPGLGKKMLIGRSGEGDRVPVLVFTPHTKASGKVAVLASPNGPRNLADTQGRPSGLAAALLQRGFTVVIPELFQTGGLYQRDLAEKRNYFTNFFTTYNRTDAQERAQDLVTTIAYARSLGKKVTLCGLDRAGLWAMMAAPAADAVVLDAQSFNSQNEHLLLADDLFSPNLQRLGGLDGIIALAAPNPVLIHNTGGQFNTKTTELVYGPGAKSLRIERNRFDDLALLTWISEQ; encoded by the coding sequence ATGACCCATAGCGTGTTCCGTTTCGGCGGGCTGGTAGCACTTACGACCAGCACATTGCTCGGCATCAGTTCTTTCACTGCCTCCGCCCAGTTGGCAGAAAAAGATCAAAGGTATCAGGCACCCAAAACCCTGAACACGCTCCGCACCTTCATCGATGTGAAGTCCCGTGCCGACTGGCAGAAAGAATCAGCCGAGATCCGTACCCATATTCTCGTCAGCTGCGGACTCTATCCCCTGCCCCCGAAAACGCCGCTGAACGCCAAAGTCACCGACAGCCGCGAGATGGATGGCTACATCCTCGAAAAGGTCAGCATCGAGACGTATCCGGGCTTCTTTCTCGCTGGAAATCTTTTTCGACCGTTGAACCAAGGAAAAGGCCCTTTCCCCGCCGTGCTAAATCCTCACGGTCATTGGACACAAGGACGCCTGGCTGACGAGGAACTCGGCAGCATCCAGGCACGATGCATCACGCAGGCGCGGATGGGCATGGTCGCTTTTGCCTACGACATGGTCGGGTATTGCGACACCATGCAGTTCAGCACCGCCAAGGGCGACATGGGCAAGCATCGCGTCTATGGCATGAAGCCCGAGGATCAGCTCTGGGGCATCAGCATGATGGGCTTGCAACTCTGGAACAGCATCCGCGTCGTGGACTTCCTCAGCGCCTTGCCTGATGTCGATCCTAAGCGAATCGGTTGCACCGGTGAATCCGGCGGCGGCACCCAGACGTTCATGCTCACCGCCGTGGATGACCGCGTGAAAGTCTCCGCCCCCTGCGTGATGGTCTCTCACTCCATGCAAGGCGGCTGCACCTGCGAGAATGCTCCCGGCCTGCGCGTGGATTATTCCAACATGGAGATTGCTGCCAGTGCCGCTCCACGTCCGCAACTACTCGTCGCCGCCACCGGTGACTGGACCAAGAAAACGATGGAGGTAGAAGGCCCCGCCGTCGAATCCGTTTACAAACTGCTCAGTGCGGACAAGTCCATCCGCTACGTCATCTTCGATTACCCTCACAACTACAACCTCACCAGCCGCCAGGCCGTTTACCCCTGGCTCGGCCAACACCTGCTAAAGAAACCAGACACGAATTCCTACATCGAGAAACCTTACCAGAAACTCGGCACCAATGACCTGCTCCTCTGGGCAGAAGGCAAAGGACCAACCAATGCCCTGAGCTATGTGAACTTCCTCGAAGAGTTGCGAGAGATCGCCAAGACCACTCTCGCCAACTATGCAGGCGGAAAATCAGGCGTGTATCAGAAAGCCTACGAACCGGTCTGGAAACACAGCCTGCAATTGGACCTCTGCGACACCAAGGACATCGTGAGTGAAGAAGGCCACGCCCCCGGCCTCGGTAAAAAGATGCTCATCGGTCGCAGTGGCGAAGGCGATCGCGTTCCCGTTCTTGTCTTCACACCCCATACCAAAGCCAGTGGCAAGGTCGCTGTGCTCGCCTCTCCCAATGGCCCACGCAATCTCGCGGACACCCAAGGCCGCCCAAGTGGCTTGGCAGCAGCCCTGTTGCAACGCGGCTTCACCGTGGTGATTCCCGAACTGTTTCAAACTGGCGGCCTCTATCAGCGTGACCTCGCCGAGAAACGCAATTACTTCACCAACTTCTTCACCACCTACAACCGGACAGATGCTCAAGAACGCGCCCAAGACCTCGTGACCACCATCGCCTATGCGCGTTCCCTCGGAAAAAAAGTGACCCTCTGCGGACTGGATCGCGCCGGCCTCTGGGCCATGATGGCCGCTCCCGCCGCAGATGCCGTCGTGCTCGATGCCCAATCCTTCAACTCCCAGAATGAACACCTGCTGCTCGCCGACGACCTCTTCTCCCCCAATCTGCAACGCCTCGGCGGTCTCGATGGCATCATCGCCCTCGCCGCCCCCAATCCCGTCCTCATCCACAACACCGGCGGCCAGTTCAACACCAAGACCACCGAACTCGTCTACGGCCCCGGTGCAAAATCACTGCGCATCGAGCGCAACCGCTTCGATGACTTGGCACTGCTGACATGGATTTCCGAACAATAA
- a CDS encoding sulfatase, producing the protein MRLVSRWTLLLWGICAGIITAQAAQTEKASRPNLVLIIADDLAWNDVGCYGHPTIRTPNLDRLAREGMKFTRGFVTAASCSPSRASMLTGRYPHNTDAEELHWSVPKEQITFVEELRKAGYWTAAAGKWHLGSAMKERFDLVKEADPSGFQLPTGASAKSATVIKAKGDQSGCADWVPTLQARPKEKPFFLWLAALDPHRDYEENISDKPYRPEDVIVPPYLPDVAEVRKDFTQYYDEITRLDGFVGQVLAELDRQGVADNTLILFLSDNGRPFPRDKTTLYDGGIKTPWLIRWPNGVKPGNTCERLVSSVDIAPTFLALAGVKPGETVQGKDFSALLKIPNTRFREFIYAEDNWHDYADRARAVRSERFKYIRNDYPELPNTPPADGVRSLTYQAMQRLRDKGFLTSDKMTCFTPRAAEEFYDLTNDPNELRNLASDPRYTSKLRQHRSALNAWTKETNDVMPAKRSPDEFDRETGLPLPNRVRPRPGKDTLK; encoded by the coding sequence ATGCGCTTGGTATCAAGATGGACTCTGCTCCTGTGGGGAATTTGTGCCGGAATAATAACGGCGCAAGCAGCCCAGACTGAGAAAGCATCACGTCCTAACTTGGTATTGATCATCGCTGATGACTTGGCGTGGAATGATGTCGGCTGCTACGGTCATCCGACCATTCGCACACCAAATCTCGATCGCCTGGCACGTGAAGGGATGAAATTCACACGCGGATTCGTCACGGCCGCCTCATGCAGCCCGAGCCGGGCCAGCATGCTCACCGGTCGTTACCCTCATAACACAGATGCGGAGGAGTTGCATTGGTCTGTGCCGAAGGAACAGATCACGTTTGTTGAGGAGTTGCGGAAAGCAGGTTACTGGACTGCCGCCGCTGGCAAATGGCATTTGGGATCGGCGATGAAAGAGCGCTTCGATCTGGTCAAGGAAGCAGACCCTTCAGGCTTTCAATTGCCAACTGGCGCGAGCGCCAAATCTGCTACAGTCATCAAAGCCAAAGGCGACCAAAGCGGCTGCGCAGATTGGGTGCCCACCTTGCAAGCCCGCCCGAAAGAAAAACCTTTCTTTCTCTGGCTGGCCGCACTCGACCCTCATCGTGACTATGAAGAGAACATCTCAGACAAGCCTTACCGCCCTGAAGATGTCATCGTGCCGCCCTATCTGCCAGATGTGGCCGAAGTGAGAAAAGACTTCACTCAGTATTACGACGAGATCACCCGGTTGGATGGATTTGTCGGACAAGTGCTCGCAGAATTGGACCGTCAAGGCGTGGCAGACAATACACTCATCCTGTTCCTTTCCGACAACGGCCGTCCCTTCCCACGTGACAAGACGACTCTCTACGATGGCGGAATCAAAACCCCATGGCTCATCCGCTGGCCCAATGGAGTGAAGCCCGGTAACACCTGCGAACGATTGGTGAGCAGCGTGGACATCGCCCCAACTTTCCTTGCGCTGGCAGGTGTTAAACCTGGAGAAACTGTCCAAGGCAAAGATTTCAGCGCTTTACTGAAAATACCCAACACCCGATTCCGCGAGTTCATCTATGCGGAAGATAATTGGCATGACTACGCGGATCGCGCCCGTGCTGTGCGTTCCGAGAGATTTAAGTATATCCGCAATGACTATCCAGAATTGCCGAACACACCACCCGCTGACGGCGTCCGCAGCTTGACCTATCAAGCGATGCAGCGATTGCGCGACAAAGGTTTTCTGACCTCAGACAAAATGACCTGCTTCACACCAAGGGCAGCCGAAGAGTTCTATGATCTGACGAACGATCCAAATGAACTGCGCAATCTCGCCTCCGACCCTCGTTACACTAGCAAGTTGCGACAACATCGCAGCGCCTTGAATGCATGGACCAAAGAAACGAACGATGTCATGCCCGCAAAACGTTCACCGGATGAATTCGATCGCGAGACAGGATTGCCATTACCCAACCGGGTCCGCCCCCGTCCCGGCAAAGACACTTTGAAATAA
- a CDS encoding fused MFS/spermidine synthase translates to MTQKPTSTIAPPAAPSAGLRRYLFFTAAMTGAIILIVEILGAKMLAPYLGTSHFVWTAQIGVTLLSLATGYWFGGWMVERSQNLKNLYSCILGAAVYLSGTILFTEDVAYACLKFKLATGSILASAFLFFVPLTLLAAVGPFLIRALSQSVQGVGGLAGRLSAVSTFGSVAGTVLIGYVLIPLLPNSVTMLASAVVLIMLSLTYFFVWGRKTSAPVLPVVAAVLAIGFGSLGVHADNRREFHGMEELLRKNSDFGQLQVMSDKNLGNLYYLNDFLTQNTYDPKEKKSISLFTYMLHGLAQIYRDPLKDVLCIGLGVGVVPMEFVRDGCNVDVVEINPDVVPLGQQYFDLEPQKMALTIGDGRQFLNATSKTYDAVILDAFLGDSSPSHLMTREAFASIKNRLNPNGVLVINSFGDFAPGKDFFVASLDKTLKAVFKSVKIHHSGHGNIFFVASDAQELQRVREPDLARVHEWKKSEAEYAYGNDRDVPNPDRGIVLTDNYNPVEFHDAVNRENLRRSLALSMKRK, encoded by the coding sequence GTGACTCAAAAGCCGACATCGACAATCGCCCCGCCTGCGGCCCCCAGTGCAGGGCTGCGCCGCTACCTTTTCTTCACGGCAGCGATGACCGGTGCCATCATCCTCATCGTGGAGATCTTGGGTGCCAAGATGCTTGCACCCTATCTGGGCACCTCGCACTTTGTCTGGACCGCCCAGATCGGCGTCACCTTGCTCTCCCTTGCCACCGGCTACTGGTTCGGCGGCTGGATGGTCGAGCGCTCGCAGAATCTCAAGAACCTCTATTCCTGCATCCTCGGCGCGGCAGTCTATCTGAGCGGAACCATCCTCTTCACCGAAGACGTGGCCTATGCCTGCCTCAAGTTCAAACTCGCCACCGGCTCCATCCTCGCATCGGCCTTCCTGTTCTTCGTACCGTTGACGCTTCTCGCCGCAGTCGGCCCATTTCTCATTCGTGCTTTGAGCCAATCTGTGCAAGGCGTCGGCGGGCTCGCCGGACGCCTCTCCGCGGTAAGCACCTTCGGCAGCGTCGCAGGCACCGTCTTGATCGGCTATGTCCTTATCCCCCTGCTCCCGAACTCAGTGACCATGCTCGCTTCCGCCGTCGTGCTCATCATGCTGTCACTCACTTATTTTTTTGTGTGGGGCAGAAAAACCAGTGCGCCCGTCCTGCCCGTAGTTGCCGCAGTTCTAGCCATCGGCTTTGGATCACTGGGCGTTCATGCTGACAACCGCCGTGAGTTCCATGGCATGGAAGAATTGCTGCGTAAGAATTCTGATTTCGGCCAGTTGCAAGTCATGAGCGACAAAAATCTTGGCAATCTCTATTACCTGAATGATTTCCTCACGCAGAACACCTACGACCCGAAAGAAAAGAAAAGCATCTCTCTCTTCACTTACATGCTGCACGGACTCGCCCAAATCTACCGCGATCCATTAAAAGATGTCCTGTGCATCGGCCTGGGTGTCGGAGTTGTTCCTATGGAGTTCGTACGCGACGGCTGCAATGTCGATGTCGTGGAGATCAATCCTGACGTCGTGCCCTTGGGACAGCAGTATTTCGATCTTGAGCCGCAAAAGATGGCCCTCACCATCGGTGACGGTCGCCAGTTCCTCAACGCCACCTCCAAGACCTACGACGCCGTCATCCTCGACGCTTTCCTCGGCGACTCCTCTCCCTCTCATCTGATGACCCGTGAAGCCTTTGCTTCCATCAAAAACCGCCTGAATCCAAACGGCGTCCTCGTCATCAACAGCTTCGGCGACTTCGCCCCCGGAAAAGATTTCTTCGTAGCCTCGCTCGACAAGACGTTGAAGGCGGTCTTCAAGAGTGTGAAAATCCATCACTCAGGCCACGGCAACATCTTCTTTGTAGCCTCCGACGCCCAAGAGTTGCAGCGTGTCCGCGAACCAGATCTGGCTCGCGTTCACGAATGGAAGAAGAGCGAAGCAGAATACGCCTACGGCAATGACCGCGATGTGCCCAACCCAGATCGTGGCATTGTCCTGACAGACAATTACAATCCCGTAGAATTCCACGACGCCGTCAACCGCGAGAACCTGCGCCGCAGTCTCGCGTTAAGCATGAAACGGAAGTAG
- a CDS encoding MBL fold metallo-hydrolase → MQLEDHAGDVLAKARSFTGTAPEALAQAAGLTLAEYAQIEDSGQCGKAPNYAALGKLLQIDASKLEGIAKGWKPEAVDTSTWREIRQITSPAKSMKVHCYLVWDEVTRDAALFDTGTDAEAIFKIIEEEQLALRYIFITHSHWDHVEVLGAIREKYPKVRVRCGSKNAPVEQRNKPSECVQIGSLRVNHRETPGHCEDGVTYIIGNWPEDAPYVAIVGDAIFAGSMGGARQLLDLARQKVREQILSLPADTLLCPGHGPLTTVAQEKAHNPFF, encoded by the coding sequence ATGCAATTGGAAGATCATGCGGGAGATGTGCTGGCGAAGGCGCGCAGCTTTACCGGGACTGCTCCTGAAGCTTTGGCCCAGGCTGCTGGGCTTACCTTGGCGGAATATGCCCAGATCGAGGATTCAGGGCAGTGCGGAAAGGCTCCGAATTACGCTGCTTTGGGAAAACTTCTGCAAATCGATGCGAGCAAGCTGGAAGGTATTGCCAAAGGGTGGAAACCGGAAGCGGTGGATACATCCACATGGCGTGAGATACGGCAGATCACTTCGCCGGCCAAGAGCATGAAGGTGCATTGCTATCTGGTTTGGGATGAGGTGACACGCGATGCTGCGCTGTTTGATACGGGGACGGATGCGGAGGCGATTTTTAAGATCATCGAGGAAGAGCAACTGGCGCTGCGTTACATTTTTATCACGCATTCGCACTGGGATCATGTAGAGGTTTTAGGGGCCATTCGGGAGAAGTATCCGAAGGTGCGGGTGCGGTGCGGTTCGAAGAATGCGCCGGTGGAACAGCGCAACAAGCCGAGTGAGTGCGTGCAGATTGGCAGCTTGCGTGTGAATCATCGTGAGACGCCGGGTCATTGTGAGGATGGCGTGACGTATATCATCGGCAACTGGCCGGAGGATGCACCGTATGTGGCCATTGTGGGTGACGCTATTTTTGCGGGTTCAATGGGCGGGGCGAGACAGTTGCTGGACTTGGCGAGGCAAAAGGTGCGGGAGCAGATTTTGAGTTTGCCAGCGGATACGTTGTTGTGCCCGGGGCATGGGCCACTGACCACCGTTGCGCAGGAGAAGGCGCATAATCCCTTCTTCTGA
- a CDS encoding lactonase family protein translates to MIRILLLLCLSIACSRVSAATSHVYVSAGTDNRIILYHLDTKTGKLTEKGNVATEGGPGALAFHPDGKHLYAALRTIKSVATYEINPADGSLKLKAITPVVNNPVYLAIDRTGSHLLMASYNGDQAATYRLNEDRTVTNAPSTIIATGKNPHSILTDPSNKFVYIPNCGSDQVQQYSFDAKTGALSPLRLAAVTTPANEGPRHFTFHPSKPWVLVVNEKASTVTSYEYSTEHGSMKVLDRQPTLPSDFSGKNTTADIHVTPDGKFVYASNRGHDSLAAYAIDQTNGKLKPLGQTPTEKTPREFDIDPGGDFLIAAGQASHQLATYRIDRDSGALKPLNFYLTGKGPAWVLIREAK, encoded by the coding sequence ATGATTCGCATACTCCTTCTCTTGTGCCTTTCCATCGCCTGTTCGCGAGTCTCTGCGGCCACCTCGCATGTCTACGTCTCGGCGGGCACTGACAATCGCATCATCCTTTATCATCTCGATACCAAGACGGGTAAACTGACCGAGAAAGGCAATGTCGCAACCGAAGGCGGACCGGGCGCGTTAGCATTTCATCCGGATGGTAAGCATCTCTACGCCGCCCTGCGCACGATCAAGTCCGTCGCCACCTATGAGATCAATCCGGCTGATGGCTCTCTCAAGCTGAAAGCCATCACCCCAGTGGTTAACAATCCCGTCTATCTGGCGATTGACCGCACCGGCAGCCATCTCCTCATGGCCTCCTACAACGGTGACCAGGCAGCCACTTATCGCTTGAACGAAGACCGCACCGTCACGAATGCGCCTTCCACCATCATCGCCACCGGCAAGAACCCGCACTCCATCCTCACCGATCCCTCGAACAAGTTTGTTTACATACCTAACTGTGGCAGTGATCAAGTGCAGCAGTATTCCTTCGATGCCAAAACTGGTGCCTTGTCACCGCTGCGTCTGGCCGCGGTGACCACGCCCGCGAACGAAGGTCCACGTCACTTCACGTTCCACCCGAGCAAGCCCTGGGTCTTGGTGGTAAATGAAAAAGCCAGCACTGTGACCAGCTACGAATACTCTACCGAACACGGCAGCATGAAGGTGTTGGATCGCCAGCCCACCCTGCCCTCTGATTTCAGCGGAAAGAACACTACGGCAGACATCCATGTGACTCCGGACGGGAAATTTGTTTACGCCTCCAACCGCGGTCATGACAGCCTCGCCGCTTATGCCATAGATCAAACAAACGGGAAACTGAAACCATTGGGACAAACTCCAACGGAGAAGACGCCGCGTGAATTCGATATCGATCCCGGTGGTGATTTCCTGATCGCTGCAGGACAGGCATCCCATCAACTGGCTACCTACCGCATTGATCGTGACAGCGGTGCTTTGAAGCCTCTCAACTTTTATCTCACGGGCAAAGGACCGGCCTGGGTGCTGATCCGGGAAGCAAAATAA